A stretch of the Deltaproteobacteria bacterium genome encodes the following:
- the clpP gene encoding ATP-dependent Clp endopeptidase proteolytic subunit ClpP, translating to MSVLIPIVVEQTHRGERSYDIYSRLLKDRVVLLGSAINDDVANLIIAQLLFLESEDPDKDIFLYVNSPGGSITAGLAIYDTIQYIKADVSTICIGQAASMGAVLLAAGAQKKRFALPHSRIMIHQPLGGAQGQAADIAIQAKEITRLQALINNIFVKHTKQPLKKIEVDSDRDFFMSAEEAREYRIIDEVVIYRSKDKSKKPPETK from the coding sequence ATGTCCGTTTTAATTCCTATTGTTGTTGAACAAACCCATCGCGGGGAACGTTCTTATGATATTTATTCTCGTTTGCTAAAAGACCGGGTGGTGCTTTTGGGTTCGGCCATTAATGATGATGTGGCAAATCTTATTATTGCCCAATTACTTTTTTTAGAATCCGAAGATCCCGACAAAGATATTTTTCTTTATGTCAATTCACCCGGTGGTTCTATTACCGCAGGGCTAGCCATTTACGACACCATTCAATATATCAAGGCAGATGTTTCGACTATTTGTATTGGGCAAGCTGCATCGATGGGGGCCGTGCTATTAGCCGCTGGGGCTCAGAAAAAACGCTTTGCCTTACCTCACTCCCGAATCATGATCCATCAACCTTTGGGAGGCGCGCAAGGGCAAGCGGCTGACATTGCTATTCAAGCTAAAGAAATTACTCGGCTGCAAGCGCTGATTAATAATATTTTTGTTAAGCACACCAAACAGCCTTTAAAGAAAATCGAGGTCGACAGCGATCGCGATTTTTTTATGAGTGCAGAAGAAGCTAGAGAATATCGCATCATCGATGAAGTAGTGATATATCGTTCCAAAGATAAAAGTAAAAAGCCTCCTGAAACGAAGTAA